CTCTGATTTTGACTATCACCTGCCCCCGGAGTGCATCGCCCAGGAGCCGGTTGAGCCTCGGGATGTTTCCCGGCTGTTGGTGAGTCGGTCGGAGGGGATCGAGGAGAGTCGGTTTCGGGAGGTGGGGGCGTATCTCAAGCCGGGAGATCTGGTGGTGATCAACGACACCCGGGTGTTGCCCGCCCGGCTGTTGGGAAAAAAACCCACCGGGGGCAGGGTCGAGGTGTTTTTGCTTAAACCTCTGGCGCATTCCGGGGAGTGGGAGGCGTTGATCGGCAGCAACAAGCCGGTCAAATTGGGCCAGGAAATAATCATCGCTGATGGTTTTCGAGTGCGGGTGCTGGAGAGGCTGGATGGGCGGTTTCGGGTGGGGCTCGATGTGGTGGGGGATCCCTTTGACGCCATCCATCAATATGGCCGGATGCCGCTTCCCCCCTATATCCAACAGCAAAATGCCCAACGGGACCAAGAGCGCTATCAAACTGTCTTTGCCAAAGAAACCGGTGCTGTCGCAGCCCCCACCGCCGGGCTCCATTTTACCCCCCAGCTCATGGCAAAACTCCAAGCCCAGGGAGTCCGCTTTGCCCACATCACCCTGCATGTGGGGCTTGGCACCTTTCAACCGGTGCGGGTGGATGATCTTTCCCAACATGTCATGCACCGGGAGTGGTGCCGGGTGAGTGAAGAGACCGCCCGGCAGATTAATTCCACCCGGGAGCAAGGGGGGAAGATCGTCGCTGTTGGAACCACCGTGGCCCGCACCCTGGAATCGGCTGTCGCTGACGATCACACGCTTCAAGCCTGGGAGGGGGAGACCGACCTCTTTATCCTGCCCGGCTACCGCTTTCGTTTGGTGGATGCCCTGATCACCAATTTTCACCTTCCCGGCTCTACCCTGCTGATGTTGGTGGCCGCTTTCATCGGCAAGCCGCGCCTGGACCGGGATTATGCCCACGCCATAAACCAACGCTACCGTTTCTACTCTTATGGGGATGCTTCCCTGCTTTTGCCTTAGCCTGGTTGTAAAATAAATTTTTCAAAATACAGTCATTGGGAACCCTATACCCATCAGGCCTGTCTGAAAGAGTGGATCTTTCGCTTTTCCTTTCAGAGTTGGTCGGTCTTGTTTGAACATGAACAGGTTGTAGTAATGCCATTTTCTTCGGTAGAGATGGGATGTGAAATCAATTCGCAATCTTTTTACAGGCTGCCAACTGCTTGAGAATGGCGTGATCGAACAAAAATCTCAATAAATTTCAATCAATTGATTTGGTCTTCCCCGTGTTACCGTCTTTCCTTCTGATATCCATGTATGTGAATTCCTTTTCAATTTTTTTGTTGACGCACATGCTCTATCATTTACCTACATAAAAACGCTTCCCTCAAAATCATATGAAGGGCGGAGTTTGTCCATCC
This DNA window, taken from Magnetococcales bacterium, encodes the following:
- the queA gene encoding tRNA preQ1(34) S-adenosylmethionine ribosyltransferase-isomerase QueA, translating into MSESTRWQLSDFDYHLPPECIAQEPVEPRDVSRLLVSRSEGIEESRFREVGAYLKPGDLVVINDTRVLPARLLGKKPTGGRVEVFLLKPLAHSGEWEALIGSNKPVKLGQEIIIADGFRVRVLERLDGRFRVGLDVVGDPFDAIHQYGRMPLPPYIQQQNAQRDQERYQTVFAKETGAVAAPTAGLHFTPQLMAKLQAQGVRFAHITLHVGLGTFQPVRVDDLSQHVMHREWCRVSEETARQINSTREQGGKIVAVGTTVARTLESAVADDHTLQAWEGETDLFILPGYRFRLVDALITNFHLPGSTLLMLVAAFIGKPRLDRDYAHAINQRYRFYSYGDASLLLP